One window from the genome of Thermaerobacter marianensis DSM 12885 encodes:
- the sigK gene encoding RNA polymerase sporulation sigma factor SigK: MGPGWLLLLGAALVRGLLYLVGYLQTGRSFPQPLTPEEEAHYLERMRHGDERARDVLIERNLRLVAHIAKKFDETGEDPEDLISIGTVGLIKGVDTYDPSKGTRLATYAARCIENEILMHLRATRRNRREVFLQNPIGVDREGNEVTLMDMLPADDDAVEDTVGRRLLARRIREAVRELGPRERRVLELRFGLDGQRRYTQREVARVLGISRSYVSRIEKRAVRKLTRHVLDEPGLPAGGPRDEEEDDGEP; this comes from the coding sequence ATGGGACCCGGATGGCTGCTGCTCCTTGGGGCGGCCCTGGTGCGCGGCCTGCTCTACCTGGTCGGCTACCTGCAGACGGGCCGCAGCTTCCCCCAGCCCCTGACCCCGGAGGAAGAGGCCCACTACCTGGAGCGCATGCGCCACGGCGACGAGCGGGCGCGGGACGTGCTGATCGAGCGCAACCTGCGCCTGGTGGCCCACATCGCCAAGAAGTTCGACGAGACCGGCGAGGACCCGGAGGACCTGATCAGCATCGGCACCGTGGGCCTGATCAAGGGCGTCGACACCTACGATCCCAGCAAGGGGACGCGCCTGGCCACCTACGCCGCCCGGTGCATCGAGAACGAGATCCTGATGCACCTGCGGGCGACCCGCCGCAACCGGCGGGAGGTCTTCCTGCAGAACCCCATCGGCGTCGACCGGGAGGGCAACGAGGTGACCCTGATGGACATGCTGCCCGCCGACGACGACGCCGTAGAGGACACGGTGGGCCGCCGGCTCCTGGCCCGACGCATCCGGGAAGCGGTGCGGGAGCTGGGGCCGCGGGAGCGCCGGGTGCTGGAGCTGCGCTTCGGCCTGGACGGCCAGCGCCGCTACACCCAGCGGGAGGTGGCCCGGGTGCTGGGCATCTCCCGTTCCTACGTCTCCCGCATCGAAAAGCGGGCCGTGCGCAAGCTGACCCGCCACGTGCTGGACGAACCCGGCCTGCCGGCCGGCGGTCCCCGGGACGAGGAGGAGGACGACGGCGAACCCTAG